A genomic region of Streptomyces sp. NBC_00247 contains the following coding sequences:
- a CDS encoding SMI1/KNR4 family protein → MTTDRAAQAAERLGRGHRPDGPATPPPAGRDASPPRLSEEEVRAAEAELGITFPEGYREYLLRRSAGGRVKRLLHTPEGWRWEEDWRTNHALLSTPFPHPDSYRAREDELDAREPRPEDFPDPGAHRAAWARWDAEYEVFQEHKTAGAVFIQDNGCGFSTLLVVTGPHRGTLWFDGRATCDRILPLDLDGGPVLFPEWLDRNSMDLLGW, encoded by the coding sequence ATGACGACGGACCGGGCGGCACAGGCCGCCGAACGGCTGGGCCGGGGGCACCGTCCCGACGGTCCGGCTACACCGCCCCCAGCCGGGCGGGACGCCTCTCCGCCGCGGCTCTCCGAGGAGGAAGTCCGCGCGGCGGAAGCGGAGCTGGGCATCACGTTCCCGGAGGGGTACCGGGAGTACCTGCTCCGAAGGAGCGCCGGCGGGCGGGTCAAGCGACTGCTTCACACCCCGGAGGGATGGCGCTGGGAAGAGGACTGGCGTACCAACCACGCCCTGCTCTCCACCCCCTTTCCGCATCCGGACTCCTACCGTGCCCGCGAGGACGAACTGGACGCCCGTGAGCCCCGGCCGGAGGACTTCCCGGACCCCGGCGCGCACCGGGCCGCGTGGGCGCGGTGGGACGCCGAGTACGAGGTGTTCCAGGAGCACAAGACCGCCGGGGCGGTGTTCATCCAGGACAACGGCTGCGGCTTCTCGACGCTTCTCGTGGTCACCGGTCCGCACCGGGGCACTCTGTGGTTCGACGGCCGGGCAACCTGCGACCGGATCCTTCCGTTGGACCTGGACGGCGGGCCGGTGCTGTTCCCGGAGTGGCTCGACCGGAACTCCATGGACCTGCTCGGCTGGTGA
- the pdxR gene encoding MocR-like pyridoxine biosynthesis transcription factor PdxR, whose translation MTDSWATFGADLHIEPHAGGLRDGLMEALRDAVRTGRLAPGSRLPSSRALAADLGIARNTVADAYAELVAEGWLTARQGSGTRVARRAEPRGGTPVARRTLPARRLPTYSLMPGQPDLASFPRAAWLRASRRALTDAPDGAFGYGDPRGRTELRTVVAEYVGRARGVYADPERVVICSGFIHGLRLVGEVLARREVREVAVDSYGLDFHRTALARAGLRTPCVPVDRLGTVVGALADRPEAGAVLMTPAHQFPTGVPLHPDRRVAVVDWARATGGLIVEDDYDGEFRYDRQPVGSLQGLDPDRVVHIGTVSKSLAPGLRLGWMVAPAGMVAELADAKGFSDWTTSSLDQLTLAEFIASGAYDRHVRAMRLRYRRRRDQLVAALAERAPGIRISGIAAGLHAVLELPEGTERSVISAAAFQGLALEGLSYFRHPDAARERDALVISYGSPSDSAWKGTLDALCRVLP comes from the coding sequence ATGACGGATTCCTGGGCCACTTTCGGCGCCGACCTGCACATCGAGCCGCACGCCGGAGGCTTGCGCGACGGACTGATGGAGGCGCTGCGGGACGCCGTCCGCACGGGGAGACTGGCCCCCGGCAGCCGGCTGCCGTCCTCCCGGGCGCTCGCCGCCGACCTGGGGATCGCGCGGAACACGGTGGCCGACGCCTACGCGGAACTGGTCGCCGAGGGGTGGCTCACCGCCCGCCAGGGCTCCGGGACCCGTGTCGCGCGGCGGGCGGAGCCGCGTGGCGGGACCCCGGTCGCCCGCAGGACCCTGCCGGCCCGCAGGCTGCCCACGTACAGCCTGATGCCCGGCCAGCCGGACCTGGCCTCCTTCCCGCGCGCCGCCTGGCTCCGCGCGTCCCGCCGCGCGCTCACCGATGCGCCGGACGGAGCATTCGGATACGGCGATCCGCGCGGGCGCACCGAACTGCGCACCGTCGTCGCGGAGTACGTCGGCAGGGCGCGCGGGGTGTACGCCGACCCGGAACGCGTGGTGATCTGCTCGGGCTTCATCCACGGACTGCGCCTGGTCGGCGAGGTGTTGGCGCGGCGTGAGGTGCGCGAGGTCGCCGTGGACTCGTACGGACTCGACTTCCACCGTACGGCCCTGGCGCGGGCCGGACTGCGCACGCCGTGCGTGCCGGTGGACCGACTCGGCACGGTGGTGGGCGCGTTGGCGGACAGGCCCGAGGCGGGGGCCGTGCTCATGACGCCCGCGCACCAGTTCCCCACCGGGGTGCCGCTGCATCCGGACCGCCGGGTGGCGGTCGTCGACTGGGCGCGTGCGACGGGCGGGCTGATCGTCGAGGACGACTACGACGGCGAGTTCCGCTACGACCGCCAGCCGGTCGGCAGCCTCCAGGGACTCGACCCCGACCGCGTCGTCCACATCGGCACGGTGAGCAAGTCCCTCGCTCCGGGGCTCCGGTTGGGCTGGATGGTGGCGCCCGCCGGCATGGTGGCGGAACTGGCCGACGCCAAGGGCTTCTCCGACTGGACGACCAGCTCCCTGGATCAGCTCACCCTCGCGGAGTTCATCGCCTCGGGCGCGTACGACCGTCATGTGCGAGCGATGCGGCTGCGCTACCGGCGCCGACGCGACCAGCTCGTCGCCGCCCTGGCCGAGCGGGCCCCCGGCATCCGGATCAGCGGCATCGCGGCCGGGCTGCACGCGGTCCTCGAACTCCCCGAGGGCACCGAACGTTCGGTGATCTCGGCCGCCGCCTTCCAGGGACTGGCGCTGGAGGGCCTCTCCTACTTCCGCCACCCGGACGCCGCACGGGAGCGGGACGCGCTGGTCATCAGTTACGGAAGTCCCTCGGACAGCGCCTGGAAGGGGACCCTGGACGCACTCTGCCGGGTGCTGCCATGA
- a CDS encoding carboxymuconolactone decarboxylase family protein, producing the protein MTTRSHTHATSEFTPEHTPRLNWAELAPDVYKAMVRLDAAARKGLDPVIGELVKIRSSQLNHCAFCLDMHTKDALAQGETVQRIVQLSAWEESKHFYTEKEIAAIELTEAITVVTDGFVPDEVWEKAAKHFDETELAHLVAAINVINGWNRFAVSTRMVPGHYTPGAH; encoded by the coding sequence ATGACGACACGGAGCCACACCCACGCCACGTCCGAGTTCACCCCCGAGCACACCCCGCGCCTCAACTGGGCGGAGCTCGCCCCCGACGTCTACAAGGCCATGGTCCGGCTGGACGCGGCGGCCCGTAAGGGACTCGACCCCGTCATCGGCGAGCTGGTGAAGATCCGCTCCTCGCAGCTCAACCACTGCGCGTTCTGCCTGGACATGCACACCAAGGACGCCCTCGCGCAGGGCGAGACCGTCCAGCGGATCGTGCAGCTCAGCGCGTGGGAGGAGTCGAAGCACTTCTACACGGAGAAGGAGATCGCGGCGATCGAACTGACCGAGGCGATCACCGTCGTGACCGACGGGTTCGTGCCGGACGAGGTCTGGGAGAAGGCCGCCAAGCACTTCGACGAGACCGAGCTGGCCCACCTGGTCGCCGCGATCAACGTGATCAACGGCTGGAACCGCTTCGCCGTGAGCACCCGCATGGTCCCGGGCCACTACACCCCGGGCGCGCACTGA
- a CDS encoding M4 family metallopeptidase, with product MPSPLISRLAIALTFTTVASASITGTAATASPAPSGSQAVPARGAIVNAARSAAFAHSAKTGLSGLSGLVATDVMADRNGRQHVRFSQTFRGIPVMGADIVVHLSSTSGYLGVTRAADRAVSVPSVAAKVTTGQARAKAASVVSNGSASTPRLVVRFHQGTSILAYQVGVSAGADAAASRSVLLDAVTGRVVSDAAALDEFISPKLENKLLALGERARPAKTTTTPAFAPAARRFVASYPAPAVGTGASMYDGTVTLNTTQTAASSYTLTDTTRGGAQVKNAKNKSLSESSVFTGSTVMTDTDDKWGNGTTSDTNTAGVDAQYGMTSTFDFYKKTFARNGIKNDGAGPHGVVHYARDYGNAGWSDGCWCMVYGDGDGSTFTKPLTQLDVTGHELTHGVVSSTAGLETDYDAAGDQIGEAGSLNESLADIFGSAVEFTTDNPTHAPNYLMGEQLGLAQGFLRRLDHPSLDKLEGTVDYWSTKAPSTEVHAGSGVSSHAFYLLAEGSGSKTIGGVPYSSATYDGSKVTGIGRDKAVAIFYQALTRYMVSSTDFHDARTATLQAAADLYGQSGTEYAAVNKAWAAVNVTAANG from the coding sequence ATGCCCTCTCCTCTCATATCCAGGCTCGCCATCGCGCTGACATTCACCACAGTGGCCTCGGCCTCGATCACGGGTACCGCCGCGACGGCCTCCCCCGCGCCGAGCGGCTCGCAGGCTGTTCCCGCCCGGGGGGCGATCGTGAACGCCGCGCGCTCCGCGGCCTTCGCGCACTCCGCCAAGACCGGACTGAGCGGACTGAGCGGGCTGGTCGCCACGGACGTCATGGCCGACCGGAACGGCCGGCAGCACGTGCGCTTCTCGCAGACCTTCCGGGGCATTCCCGTCATGGGTGCCGACATCGTTGTCCACCTCAGCAGCACTTCCGGGTACCTCGGCGTGACCCGCGCCGCCGACAGAGCGGTCTCGGTGCCGTCGGTGGCGGCGAAGGTCACCACCGGACAGGCCCGCGCCAAGGCCGCCTCGGTGGTCTCGAACGGCTCCGCCTCGACTCCTCGCCTGGTGGTGCGGTTCCACCAGGGCACGAGCATCCTCGCCTACCAGGTGGGGGTGTCCGCGGGCGCGGACGCGGCAGCCTCCCGCTCGGTACTGCTCGACGCGGTGACCGGCAGGGTGGTGAGCGACGCGGCGGCCCTGGACGAGTTCATCTCGCCCAAGCTGGAGAACAAGCTCCTGGCCCTGGGAGAGCGCGCGAGACCTGCCAAGACCACGACCACGCCCGCGTTCGCACCGGCGGCCAGGCGGTTCGTCGCCTCGTACCCCGCCCCGGCGGTGGGCACCGGCGCGTCGATGTACGACGGCACGGTGACCCTGAACACCACCCAGACCGCGGCGTCCTCGTACACCCTCACCGACACCACCCGCGGCGGCGCCCAGGTCAAGAACGCCAAGAACAAGTCACTGTCGGAGTCGAGCGTCTTCACCGGCTCCACCGTCATGACCGACACGGACGACAAGTGGGGCAACGGCACCACGTCCGACACCAACACCGCCGGGGTGGACGCCCAGTACGGGATGACCTCGACCTTCGACTTCTACAAGAAGACGTTCGCCCGCAACGGCATCAAGAACGACGGCGCCGGCCCGCACGGCGTCGTCCACTACGCCCGCGACTACGGCAACGCCGGGTGGAGCGACGGCTGCTGGTGCATGGTCTACGGCGACGGTGACGGCTCGACCTTCACCAAGCCGCTGACCCAGCTGGACGTCACCGGGCACGAACTGACGCACGGGGTGGTGTCGTCCACGGCAGGCCTGGAGACCGACTACGACGCGGCCGGCGACCAGATCGGCGAGGCGGGTTCGCTCAACGAGTCACTGGCCGACATCTTCGGCTCCGCCGTCGAGTTCACCACCGACAACCCCACGCACGCCCCCAACTACCTGATGGGCGAACAGCTGGGCCTCGCGCAGGGGTTCCTGCGCCGGCTCGACCACCCGTCACTGGACAAGCTGGAGGGCACCGTCGACTACTGGAGCACGAAGGCTCCCAGTACGGAGGTGCACGCGGGCTCCGGCGTCTCCTCCCACGCCTTCTACCTGCTGGCGGAGGGCAGCGGGAGCAAGACCATCGGTGGCGTCCCCTACAGCTCGGCGACGTACGACGGTTCGAAGGTGACCGGCATCGGCCGCGACAAGGCGGTGGCGATCTTCTACCAGGCACTGACCCGGTACATGGTCTCCAGCACCGACTTCCACGACGCCCGCACGGCGACCCTGCAGGCCGCGGCGGACCTGTACGGGCAGAGCGGCACGGAGTACGCGGCGGTGAACAAGGCGTGGGCGGCGGTGAACGTCACCGCCGCCAACGGCTGA
- a CDS encoding serine/arginine repetitive matrix protein 2, whose protein sequence is MGYPSLPPGPPQPPAPPQASDGPTRSGYVYGPDGRGGFADGFPGGFVGEVEPGDGDGTWWQRFTPLTAGLTVGVLAACTAALWFTLAQDPAPATQGAPASDTAPVAEAAGGQGTGEESLAEPTGEGPAPTDEETSATAGPGYTAVDDPGGFTVTVPEEWQNRTEDDHGVYYTSADGTSLLQVWQVTGFTSALDAAHAASESRRASPGFQEISVGAVDSPDGGDAAELVYAYDHEATGTRRKVLDRVFTASDGRLYALLVAAPDTEWPLHEEILAEAVAGFEPRGSAL, encoded by the coding sequence ATGGGGTACCCCTCCCTGCCTCCGGGCCCGCCGCAGCCGCCCGCGCCCCCGCAGGCGTCGGACGGTCCGACGCGGTCCGGGTACGTCTACGGGCCGGACGGGCGGGGCGGGTTCGCGGACGGCTTCCCCGGCGGGTTCGTCGGCGAGGTCGAACCCGGGGACGGCGACGGGACCTGGTGGCAACGGTTCACCCCGCTCACCGCCGGGCTCACGGTCGGCGTGCTCGCCGCGTGCACGGCCGCCCTCTGGTTCACGCTCGCCCAGGACCCCGCCCCCGCGACGCAGGGAGCGCCGGCCTCCGACACCGCCCCCGTGGCGGAGGCGGCCGGCGGGCAGGGCACCGGTGAGGAGTCCCTCGCCGAACCGACCGGCGAGGGACCGGCCCCCACCGACGAGGAGACCTCGGCGACGGCAGGCCCCGGGTACACGGCCGTGGACGACCCGGGCGGCTTCACCGTCACCGTGCCCGAGGAGTGGCAGAACCGCACCGAGGACGACCACGGCGTCTACTACACCTCGGCGGACGGCACCTCGCTGCTCCAGGTCTGGCAGGTCACCGGGTTCACCAGCGCCCTGGACGCCGCGCACGCCGCCTCCGAGAGCCGCAGGGCCAGCCCCGGGTTCCAGGAGATCAGCGTCGGGGCGGTGGACTCCCCGGACGGCGGCGACGCGGCCGAGCTGGTCTACGCGTACGACCACGAGGCGACCGGTACCCGCCGCAAGGTGCTCGACCGGGTGTTCACCGCGTCGGACGGCAGGCTGTACGCCCTGCTGGTCGCCGCACCCGACACGGAGTGGCCGCTCCACGAGGAGATCCTCGCCGAGGCGGTCGCCGGTTTCGAGCCGCGGGGATCGGCGCTCTGA
- a CDS encoding malate dehydrogenase, with protein MTRTPVNVTVTGAAGQIGYALLFRIASGHLLGPDVPVNLRLLEIPQGLKAAEGTAMELDDCAFPLLRGIEITDDANAAFNGANVALLVGARPRTKGMERGDLLSANGGIFKPQGKAINDNAADDIKVLVVGNPANTNALIAQAAAPDVPAERFTAMTRLDHNRAISQLAAKTGAAVSDIKKLTIWGNHSATQYPDIFHAEIAGKNAAEVVNDEVWLADTFIPTVAKRGAAIIEARGASSAASAANAAIDHVYTWVNGTAEGNWTSMGIPSDGSYGVPEGIISSFPVTTENGSYKIVQGLDINEFSRARIDASVAELVEERDAVRELGLI; from the coding sequence ATGACCCGCACTCCCGTGAATGTCACCGTGACCGGCGCGGCCGGCCAGATCGGCTACGCGCTGCTCTTCCGCATCGCCTCCGGCCACCTGCTCGGCCCGGACGTGCCGGTCAACCTGCGTCTCCTGGAGATCCCGCAGGGTCTCAAGGCCGCCGAAGGCACCGCGATGGAGCTCGACGACTGCGCCTTCCCGCTGCTGCGCGGCATCGAGATCACGGACGACGCCAACGCCGCGTTCAACGGCGCCAACGTCGCGCTGCTCGTCGGCGCCCGCCCGCGTACCAAGGGCATGGAGCGCGGCGACCTGCTCTCCGCCAACGGTGGCATCTTCAAGCCCCAGGGCAAGGCCATCAACGACAACGCCGCGGACGACATCAAGGTCCTCGTCGTCGGCAACCCGGCCAACACCAACGCGCTCATCGCGCAGGCCGCCGCGCCGGACGTCCCGGCCGAGCGCTTCACCGCGATGACCCGCCTCGACCACAACCGCGCGATCTCGCAGCTGGCCGCCAAGACCGGTGCCGCCGTCTCCGACATCAAGAAGCTGACGATCTGGGGCAACCACTCGGCCACCCAGTACCCGGACATCTTCCACGCGGAGATCGCCGGCAAGAACGCCGCCGAGGTCGTCAACGACGAGGTGTGGCTGGCCGACACCTTCATCCCGACCGTCGCCAAGCGCGGTGCGGCGATCATCGAGGCCCGTGGCGCGTCTTCCGCCGCCTCGGCCGCCAACGCCGCCATCGACCACGTGTACACCTGGGTCAACGGCACCGCCGAGGGCAACTGGACCTCGATGGGCATTCCGTCGGACGGTTCCTACGGCGTCCCCGAGGGCATCATCTCGTCCTTCCCGGTCACCACGGAGAACGGCTCGTACAAGATCGTCCAGGGCCTGGACATCAACGAGTTCTCCCGTGCGCGCATCGACGCGTCGGTCGCGGAGCTCGTCGAGGAGCGCGACGCGGTCCGCGAGCTCGGCCTGATCTGA
- a CDS encoding DUF3017 domain-containing protein, producing the protein MAAATSPADPARRETRDPGDADHAGTAGEAGGPAAEPDEAAAPQDASSSTARRSWRFTLTRDTARPEGGGRAASGDAPAPARQWPLLTVLVTAALGLLIVATDPFAEAFRIGSLLIGVALLAGAVLRWAVPSVGMLAVRSRFTDLVTYGVMGALIVLLALMAQPQPWLDVPFLEDAVHFTIR; encoded by the coding sequence ATGGCTGCTGCCACGAGCCCGGCAGACCCCGCCCGCCGCGAAACGCGGGACCCGGGCGACGCGGACCACGCCGGGACAGCGGGAGAAGCCGGGGGGCCCGCCGCCGAGCCCGACGAGGCCGCGGCGCCGCAGGACGCGTCCTCGTCGACGGCCCGGCGGTCCTGGCGGTTCACGCTGACCCGCGACACCGCCCGCCCCGAGGGCGGCGGTCGGGCCGCGTCGGGCGACGCCCCCGCACCGGCCCGCCAGTGGCCGCTGCTCACGGTGCTCGTGACGGCGGCCCTGGGGCTGCTGATCGTGGCCACCGACCCGTTCGCCGAGGCGTTCCGGATCGGCTCCCTGCTGATCGGGGTGGCCCTGCTGGCCGGGGCCGTGCTGCGCTGGGCGGTCCCGTCCGTCGGCATGCTGGCGGTACGGTCCCGGTTCACCGACCTGGTCACGTACGGGGTGATGGGCGCGCTGATCGTGTTGCTCGCGCTGATGGCGCAGCCGCAGCCGTGGCTGGACGTCCCGTTCCTGGAGGACGCGGTCCACTTCACGATCCGCTGA
- a CDS encoding bifunctional methylenetetrahydrofolate dehydrogenase/methenyltetrahydrofolate cyclohydrolase, whose amino-acid sequence MTAQILDGKATAAAIKSELTVRVAALKERGITPGLGTLLVGDDPGSRWYVNGKHRDCAQVGIGSIQRELPDTATQEEIEDVVRELNSNPDCTGYIVQLPLPKGIDTNRVLELMDPAKDADGLHPMNLGRLVLGEAGPLPCTPQGVVQLLRHHGVEIGGKHVVVVGRGVTIGRPIPLLLTRKSENATVTQCHTGTRDLSAHLKEADIIVAAAGVAHIIKPEDVKPGAAVLDVGVSRDENGKIVGDVHPGVAEVAAWISPNPGGVGPMTRAQLLVNVVEAAERAAAEADAPAAG is encoded by the coding sequence ATGACTGCCCAGATTCTCGATGGCAAGGCCACCGCAGCCGCGATCAAGTCCGAACTGACCGTCCGCGTGGCGGCCCTCAAGGAGCGGGGCATCACGCCCGGCCTCGGCACCCTGCTCGTCGGGGACGACCCGGGCAGCCGGTGGTACGTCAACGGCAAGCACCGGGACTGCGCGCAGGTCGGCATCGGCTCGATCCAGCGCGAACTCCCCGACACCGCCACCCAGGAGGAGATCGAGGACGTCGTCCGCGAACTCAACTCCAACCCCGACTGCACCGGTTACATCGTGCAGCTCCCGCTCCCCAAGGGCATCGACACCAACCGCGTGCTGGAGCTGATGGACCCGGCCAAGGACGCCGACGGGCTGCACCCCATGAACCTCGGCCGTCTCGTCCTGGGCGAGGCCGGTCCGCTGCCCTGCACCCCGCAGGGTGTCGTCCAGCTGCTCCGCCACCACGGCGTGGAGATCGGTGGCAAGCACGTCGTGGTCGTCGGCCGCGGTGTCACGATCGGCCGCCCGATCCCGCTGCTGCTGACCCGCAAGTCCGAGAACGCCACGGTCACCCAGTGCCACACCGGCACCCGCGACCTCTCCGCCCACCTCAAGGAGGCCGACATCATCGTCGCCGCCGCCGGGGTGGCCCACATCATCAAGCCCGAGGACGTGAAGCCGGGCGCCGCCGTGCTGGACGTCGGCGTGAGCCGCGACGAGAACGGCAAGATCGTCGGAGACGTGCACCCGGGCGTGGCCGAGGTCGCCGCCTGGATCTCGCCGAACCCGGGCGGTGTCGGCCCGATGACCCGCGCGCAGCTGCTGGTGAACGTCGTCGAGGCCGCCGAGCGTGCCGCCGCCGAGGCCGACGCCCCGGCAGCCGGCTGA
- a CDS encoding DUF2079 domain-containing protein translates to MGKAAPGPGGDERSRTGGGWSVPAQQTRGKDPGDRRDDDLPPAAPDAPAPDAPAPEAPAPDAPAPDSPAPDSPAADSPAAEERPGRVPLRPYLIIGAVLCALYFLYAYFQYARFDSPSWDLGIFEQEVRAYAGFHAPVVDIKGPGYLILGDHFSPAVALLVPLYWIWPSAVALLFAQAALFALSAVVVGRTVQQVLGGRYGPWVTVAYGLSWGLQEAVKSDFHEIALAVPLIALVCRALLTERWSAAVLWALPLVLVKEDLGITVAAVGLVLFVLGQRFWGTLLAVTGVCFFVLTVFVLIPAASSAGGYDYWKKIETDGQQHVSTLDVVLGAFDSSVKIEMLVFLFGITAFMSLRSPLALLVLPTLGWRLLSQDPNHWGMVWHYSAVLMPVVFLAMADGIRRSRTSPRPWLVSFGNVVVPVTVGIAFAMTQHLPLRELLRPETYRADAGTYAAREAMAAIPVGARVETDIALMAHLTSDRTVYWIGGAPGTAPDIVAFNLDSGWARSIQDPAAYATQLHPEAAYRLKLRTGSIVVVERIPAAG, encoded by the coding sequence ATGGGGAAAGCGGCGCCCGGCCCGGGTGGCGACGAGCGGAGCCGTACCGGAGGCGGCTGGTCCGTCCCGGCTCAGCAGACGCGCGGCAAGGACCCCGGTGACCGGAGGGACGACGACCTGCCGCCGGCAGCCCCCGACGCGCCCGCTCCGGACGCACCGGCCCCCGAGGCGCCCGCTCCCGACGCGCCGGCCCCGGACTCACCGGCCCCGGACTCACCGGCAGCCGACTCACCGGCAGCCGAGGAGCGGCCCGGCCGCGTCCCGCTGCGCCCGTACCTGATCATCGGTGCGGTCCTCTGCGCCCTGTACTTCCTCTACGCCTACTTCCAGTACGCCCGCTTCGACTCGCCCTCCTGGGACCTCGGCATCTTCGAGCAGGAGGTCCGGGCGTACGCCGGGTTCCACGCGCCGGTCGTCGACATCAAGGGCCCCGGCTACCTGATCCTCGGCGACCACTTCTCCCCGGCGGTGGCGCTGCTCGTCCCGCTCTACTGGATCTGGCCGTCCGCCGTCGCCCTGCTGTTCGCGCAGGCCGCCCTGTTCGCGCTCTCCGCCGTCGTCGTGGGACGCACGGTCCAGCAGGTCCTCGGTGGGCGCTACGGGCCCTGGGTCACGGTCGCGTACGGCCTCTCCTGGGGGCTCCAGGAGGCGGTGAAGTCCGACTTCCACGAGATCGCCCTCGCGGTCCCGCTGATCGCCCTGGTCTGCCGGGCGCTGCTCACCGAGCGCTGGTCGGCGGCCGTCCTGTGGGCCCTGCCGTTGGTCCTGGTCAAGGAGGACCTCGGCATCACGGTGGCCGCCGTCGGGCTGGTCCTCTTCGTCCTCGGACAGCGGTTTTGGGGCACCCTGCTCGCGGTCACCGGAGTCTGCTTCTTCGTGCTCACGGTCTTCGTCCTCATACCGGCGGCCAGCAGCGCGGGCGGTTACGACTACTGGAAGAAGATCGAGACCGACGGCCAACAGCACGTCTCCACCCTCGACGTGGTCCTCGGGGCGTTCGACTCGTCCGTCAAGATCGAGATGCTGGTCTTCCTCTTCGGCATCACCGCCTTCATGAGCCTGCGTTCACCGCTGGCGCTGCTCGTCCTGCCCACGCTCGGCTGGCGGCTGCTCTCCCAGGACCCGAACCACTGGGGCATGGTCTGGCACTACAGCGCCGTCCTCATGCCGGTGGTCTTCCTCGCCATGGCGGACGGCATCCGCCGCAGCCGTACGTCCCCGAGGCCCTGGCTCGTCTCCTTCGGGAACGTCGTCGTCCCGGTGACCGTGGGCATCGCCTTCGCGATGACCCAGCACCTGCCGCTGCGCGAACTGCTGCGTCCGGAGACCTACCGTGCCGACGCCGGGACGTACGCGGCGCGCGAGGCGATGGCCGCGATCCCGGTGGGCGCCCGCGTCGAGACCGACATCGCGCTGATGGCGCACCTCACCTCCGACCGGACCGTCTACTGGATCGGCGGCGCACCCGGCACCGCCCCCGACATCGTCGCCTTCAACCTGGACTCCGGCTGGGCCCGTTCGATCCAGGACCCGGCGGCGTACGCGACGCAGCTGCACCCGGAGGCGGCGTACCGGCTCAAGCTCCGCACCGGCAGCATCGTCGTGGTGGAACGGATTCCGGCGGCGGGCTGA